A genomic stretch from Flavobacterium humidisoli includes:
- a CDS encoding DUF805 domain-containing protein — MIEMYKKTVFDNYANFNGRASRREYWTFVLMSIICFFLSGILFLIPFLGLMLFSGFLFVDNDTINCSYNQKDA, encoded by the coding sequence ATGATTGAGATGTACAAAAAGACAGTTTTTGATAACTATGCCAATTTTAACGGAAGAGCGAGTAGAAGAGAATATTGGACATTTGTTTTAATGAGTATTATATGTTTTTTCCTCTCAGGGATCCTATTTTTGATACCGTTTCTTGGATTAATGTTATTTAGTGGTTTTTTATTTGTTGATAATGATACCATCAATTGCAGTTACAATCAGAAGGATGCATGA
- the nhaA gene encoding Na+/H+ antiporter NhaA has product MKLTKTFKAFFENEKSGGIILLVVTILSLFLANSSIQIPYVSFWEKEIAGHSLTHWINDGLMTIFFLLIGLELEREIYHGELSNIKNASLPIMAAFGGMLVPAAIFLVLNYGTTTQNGAGIPMATDIAFAIGILSLLGNKVPASLKVFLTALAVIDDLGAIIVIAIFYTTSISFLNLGIALGIWCLLFVLNRMKIHNLIPYLIGGVIMWYFMLNSGVHATITGVILAFVIPFGDGGKKTSSYKLQHFLHQPVAFFILPLFAIANTAITITENWHEGLSHVNTYGIILGLVVGKPLGILLFSSVGVTAGLCTLPKNLKWAHILGAGMLGGIGFTMSIFITVLAFKNPEIIVFSKIAILIASFLAGLMGFVYLKYILSKK; this is encoded by the coding sequence ATGAAACTAACCAAGACTTTTAAAGCCTTTTTTGAAAACGAAAAATCGGGAGGAATTATCTTGCTCGTAGTCACGATTTTATCTCTTTTTCTCGCTAACTCTTCGATTCAAATTCCGTATGTTTCTTTTTGGGAAAAAGAAATTGCAGGACATTCTCTCACACATTGGATAAACGATGGATTGATGACTATTTTCTTCCTTTTGATCGGATTGGAGCTGGAACGTGAGATTTATCATGGCGAATTATCCAATATTAAGAATGCTTCATTGCCCATAATGGCGGCTTTTGGCGGAATGCTGGTTCCTGCAGCAATCTTTCTGGTTTTAAATTACGGAACTACTACACAAAACGGTGCCGGTATCCCCATGGCTACTGATATTGCTTTTGCTATTGGAATTTTATCGCTTCTAGGAAACAAAGTTCCTGCTTCTTTAAAAGTATTTTTAACGGCGCTGGCTGTAATTGATGATTTGGGTGCCATTATCGTGATTGCGATTTTTTATACCACTTCGATTTCATTTTTAAACCTCGGAATTGCACTTGGAATTTGGTGTCTTCTTTTTGTTTTAAACCGAATGAAAATTCACAATCTCATTCCGTATCTTATTGGCGGAGTTATAATGTGGTATTTCATGCTTAATTCTGGAGTTCATGCCACAATAACGGGTGTAATTTTAGCATTTGTTATTCCGTTTGGAGATGGTGGCAAAAAAACGTCTTCGTACAAGCTACAGCATTTTTTACACCAACCCGTTGCTTTTTTCATTTTGCCTTTGTTTGCTATTGCCAATACTGCTATAACAATTACCGAAAACTGGCACGAAGGTCTAAGTCATGTTAATACATACGGAATTATTCTTGGTCTTGTGGTTGGTAAACCGCTTGGAATTTTACTTTTCTCTTCTGTTGGCGTAACTGCAGGTTTATGCACCTTGCCGAAAAATTTAAAATGGGCGCATATTTTAGGTGCAGGAATGCTCGGCGGAATTGGTTTTACAATGTCTATTTTTATTACCGTTCTTGCATTTAAAAATCCTGAAATAATTGTTTTTTCTAAAATAGCGATTCTTATTGCTTCTTTCTTAGCCGGACTTATGGGATTTGTTTATTTGAAATACATTCTTAGTAAAAAATGA
- a CDS encoding DUF805 domain-containing protein produces MIPSIAVTIRRMHDVGKTGWFSLIPFYRLILLCTAGDKRSNQYGADPKNQLEDINEIGKE; encoded by the coding sequence ATGATACCATCAATTGCAGTTACAATCAGAAGGATGCATGATGTTGGCAAAACTGGCTGGTTTTCATTAATTCCATTTTATCGATTAATCTTGCTTTGCACGGCAGGCGATAAAAGGTCCAATCAATATGGAGCAGATCCTAAAAATCAATTAGAAGACATTAACGAAATTGGTAAAGAATAA
- a CDS encoding DUF805 domain-containing protein has product MLKIYTNVLFANYINFKGRARRKEFWSFFFINTMFYFGLKSIVSLMDSDEDLLFEIYTIALFLPMIAVGFRRMHDINKSGWYFFIPFYNVYLCTVMGDEGQNQYGADPINELEYLKELGKNLN; this is encoded by the coding sequence ATGTTGAAAATTTACACCAATGTGCTTTTTGCAAATTATATAAACTTTAAAGGAAGAGCCCGAAGAAAGGAATTTTGGAGCTTTTTCTTTATAAATACAATGTTCTATTTTGGTTTAAAATCGATAGTGAGTCTGATGGATTCTGATGAAGATTTGCTTTTTGAAATTTATACAATAGCTCTTTTTCTTCCCATGATAGCTGTCGGTTTTAGAAGAATGCACGATATTAATAAATCGGGATGGTATTTCTTTATTCCGTTTTATAATGTCTATTTATGCACGGTTATGGGTGATGAAGGTCAAAATCAATATGGTGCTGATCCTATTAATGAGTTGGAATATTTAAAGGAATTAGGGAAGAATTTGAATTAG
- a CDS encoding DUF805 domain-containing protein, translated as MIEWYKIAMFQNYSNFSGRARRSEYWYFRLATAVIFFALIAFAGLLAIVAGGALAFQIAMAIFFIYILLSVIPSLAVTVRRMHDLGKSGWNVLISFIPLVGPIWFLVLLATEGEHGENYYGPDPKSTIEEIDEIGINN; from the coding sequence ATGATTGAATGGTATAAAATTGCCATGTTCCAGAACTATTCGAATTTTAGTGGAAGAGCTAGAAGAAGTGAATATTGGTATTTTCGTTTGGCAACCGCTGTAATCTTTTTCGCGTTGATTGCTTTTGCAGGTTTATTAGCTATAGTTGCTGGTGGAGCTTTGGCTTTTCAGATAGCCATGGCGATCTTCTTTATTTATATATTACTTTCTGTAATTCCTTCTTTGGCTGTAACAGTTAGAAGGATGCATGATTTAGGTAAAAGCGGTTGGAATGTTTTAATTTCTTTCATTCCGTTGGTTGGCCCTATCTGGTTTCTTGTTTTGTTAGCAACAGAAGGAGAGCATGGGGAAAACTATTATGGTCCAGATCCTAAAAGTACCATTGAAGAAATTGATGAAATCGGAATTAATAATTAA
- a CDS encoding exodeoxyribonuclease III → MKIISYNVNGIRAAINKGFIEWLQQANPDVICLQEIKATQDQIPVDDITAAGYPFQYYYPATKKGYSGVAILSKTKPNNIVYGTGIHHMDFEGRNLRADFDDVSVMSLYLPSGTNIERLDHKFMFMDDFQNYVNELKVTVPNLIICGDYNICHEAIDIHDPVRNKTVSGFLPAERAWLDAFMKSGFIDSFRHFNKDPHHYSWWSYRAGARGNNKGWRIDYNLVSNALENRLKRAVILPDAMHSDHCPILVEID, encoded by the coding sequence ATGAAAATTATTTCTTATAATGTAAACGGAATTAGAGCGGCAATAAACAAAGGGTTTATCGAGTGGCTGCAACAAGCAAATCCTGATGTAATATGCCTTCAGGAAATAAAAGCAACACAAGATCAAATTCCGGTCGATGATATAACGGCAGCTGGCTATCCGTTCCAGTATTATTATCCTGCAACCAAAAAAGGGTACAGCGGGGTAGCTATTCTTTCTAAAACAAAGCCAAACAATATTGTTTACGGTACGGGAATTCATCATATGGATTTTGAAGGTAGAAATCTTCGTGCAGATTTTGACGATGTTTCTGTAATGAGTTTGTATCTTCCATCTGGAACAAACATTGAAAGACTTGATCACAAATTTATGTTTATGGACGATTTTCAGAATTATGTCAACGAATTGAAAGTTACGGTTCCGAACCTTATTATTTGTGGTGATTATAATATTTGTCATGAAGCAATTGATATTCACGATCCTGTTCGTAACAAAACAGTTTCTGGATTTCTTCCGGCAGAGCGCGCTTGGCTAGATGCTTTTATGAAATCTGGATTTATAGATAGTTTCCGTCATTTCAATAAAGATCCTCATCATTATTCATGGTGGAGTTACCGTGCAGGAGCGAGAGGAAATAACAAAGGATGGCGTATCGATTATAATTTGGTAAGCAATGCGCTAGAAAACAGATTAAAAAGAGCTGTTATACTGCCAGATGCTATGCATTCAGACCATTGTCCGATTTTAGTCGAGATTGACTAA
- the proC gene encoding pyrroline-5-carboxylate reductase, producing the protein MKVHIIGGGNLGVSIALGIAKFSKNNQVTVTRRNIASIQYLSEYGIAVSNDNKHNIQEADVVILTIKPYQVDTVLAEILPVIQDKTIASAVSGLSLDVLQTKTNYEYPVVRIMPNIAAQFGESATCISFPEKYAANASPIVDLFQDLGTAPVIDEKLMDAATVLGACGTAYALRYIRASMQAGIEIGFDSNTALAIAAQTVKGAAKMLLEEKVHPEQLIDRVTTPQGCTIVGLNEMEHNGFSSSLIKGIKTSLKQIKG; encoded by the coding sequence ATGAAAGTACACATTATTGGAGGAGGAAACCTTGGGGTTTCTATTGCCTTGGGAATTGCTAAATTCTCGAAAAACAACCAAGTTACTGTCACAAGAAGAAACATAGCAAGCATTCAATATTTATCTGAATATGGAATTGCTGTTTCTAACGATAATAAACACAACATCCAAGAAGCCGATGTTGTAATTTTGACTATAAAACCGTATCAGGTAGATACTGTTTTGGCTGAAATTTTACCAGTTATTCAAGATAAAACAATTGCTTCAGCAGTAAGCGGATTGTCTTTAGATGTGCTTCAAACCAAAACAAACTACGAATATCCAGTTGTACGCATTATGCCAAATATTGCAGCCCAATTTGGAGAATCGGCAACTTGTATTTCTTTCCCAGAAAAATATGCAGCAAATGCTTCACCAATTGTTGACTTATTCCAAGATTTAGGAACAGCTCCTGTTATCGACGAAAAATTAATGGATGCGGCAACCGTTTTAGGTGCTTGTGGTACTGCGTATGCATTGCGTTATATTCGTGCTTCTATGCAGGCGGGAATCGAGATTGGATTTGATTCTAACACGGCTCTTGCAATTGCAGCTCAAACGGTAAAAGGTGCAGCAAAAATGCTTTTAGAAGAGAAAGTACACCCAGAACAGTTAATCGATCGTGTAACAACGCCTCAAGGCTGTACCATTGTCGGTTTAAATGAAATGGAACACAATGGTTTCAGTTCATCATTAATTAAAGGGATTAAGACTTCCTTGAAACAAATCAAAGGATAG
- a CDS encoding GNAT family N-acyltransferase, whose product MGLVTAKEVAKAINVEKYGVFGTFSGWILMKVLKISTLNKIYDRNKHLEDLAFLNGILDEMEIKFEIPEEDLKRLPKDGAYITISNHPLGGIDGILLLKLMLEREPNFKIIANFLLHRIVPMKKYIMPVNPFENHKDAKSSVIGIKETLRHLSDGKPLGIFPAGEVSTYKDGKLVVDKPWEEGALKLIRKAKVPVVPIYFHAKNSKLFYWLSKIDDTLRTAKLPSELLTQKDRVIKVRIGKPISVSEQNEIESFEEYSEFLRKKTYMLANPFEKDTKLIDTASLKITKAPKKIVTPANESKLIDEVQALRDSDSRFLQSKNYEVFFASAKEIPNILHEIGRLREITFREVGEGTNESIDLDEYDQYYHHMFLWDDETKKIAGAYRMGLGSEIYPKYGIEGFYLTDLFRFEPELHDMMHKSIEMGRAFIVKEYQQKPMPLFLLWKGIIHTTLRHPEHKYLVGGVSISNQFSDFSKSLMIEFMKSNYYDPYIAQYIHPKKAYKVKLKDADKDFIFDEAESDLNKFDKIIDELEPGNLRLPVLIKKYIKQNARVVAFNVDPLFNNAIDGLMYIRIADIPESTMKPVIEEFQIELERKLSEKED is encoded by the coding sequence ATGGGTTTAGTTACCGCGAAAGAAGTTGCAAAGGCAATAAATGTTGAAAAGTACGGAGTTTTCGGTACCTTTTCTGGCTGGATTCTTATGAAGGTTCTTAAGATCTCGACCCTTAATAAAATTTACGATCGTAATAAACATTTGGAAGACCTTGCCTTTTTGAATGGAATTTTGGATGAAATGGAAATTAAGTTCGAAATCCCAGAAGAAGATCTAAAACGTCTGCCAAAAGATGGTGCGTATATTACCATTTCAAATCATCCGCTTGGAGGAATTGACGGAATTTTGCTTTTAAAATTAATGCTTGAAAGAGAGCCAAATTTCAAAATCATTGCCAATTTCTTATTACACAGAATTGTTCCGATGAAAAAATACATTATGCCGGTTAATCCTTTTGAAAACCATAAGGATGCAAAATCGAGCGTAATTGGTATTAAAGAAACTTTGCGCCATTTAAGTGACGGAAAACCATTGGGTATTTTTCCTGCTGGTGAAGTTTCAACTTATAAAGATGGCAAATTAGTAGTGGATAAACCTTGGGAAGAAGGCGCTCTTAAACTGATCAGAAAAGCAAAAGTTCCCGTAGTTCCGATTTATTTTCATGCTAAAAACAGTAAATTATTCTACTGGCTTTCTAAAATTGACGATACTTTAAGAACTGCAAAATTACCTTCTGAACTTTTAACACAGAAAGATCGTGTTATTAAAGTTCGTATCGGGAAACCAATTTCTGTATCTGAACAAAACGAAATCGAATCTTTCGAAGAATACTCAGAATTCTTAAGAAAGAAAACCTATATGCTTGCCAATCCGTTTGAAAAAGACACTAAACTGATTGACACAGCGAGCTTAAAAATCACAAAAGCACCGAAAAAAATCGTTACCCCTGCAAACGAATCAAAATTGATTGATGAAGTCCAAGCTTTAAGGGATAGCGACAGCAGATTTTTACAAAGCAAAAACTATGAGGTTTTCTTTGCAAGCGCAAAAGAAATTCCGAACATTTTACATGAAATAGGACGTCTTCGCGAAATTACTTTCCGTGAAGTTGGAGAAGGAACAAATGAATCTATTGACTTAGACGAATACGACCAATATTATCACCATATGTTTTTATGGGATGATGAAACCAAAAAAATCGCAGGAGCTTACCGTATGGGATTAGGTTCTGAAATCTATCCGAAATACGGAATTGAAGGTTTTTATCTGACTGATCTTTTCAGATTTGAGCCGGAACTTCATGATATGATGCACAAATCGATCGAAATGGGTCGTGCTTTTATCGTAAAAGAATACCAGCAGAAACCAATGCCTTTGTTCTTATTATGGAAAGGCATTATTCATACCACTTTGCGCCATCCTGAGCACAAATATTTGGTTGGAGGAGTAAGTATCAGCAATCAGTTTTCAGATTTCTCAAAATCGCTAATGATTGAGTTTATGAAATCAAACTATTATGATCCATATATCGCACAATATATTCATCCGAAAAAGGCTTATAAAGTAAAACTAAAAGATGCCGATAAAGATTTTATCTTCGATGAAGCAGAATCTGACTTAAACAAATTTGATAAAATAATTGACGAACTGGAGCCTGGAAATTTACGTTTGCCGGTTTTAATTAAAAAATACATCAAACAGAATGCTCGTGTAGTAGCTTTCAATGTTGATCCTCTTTTTAATAACGCTATTGACGGTTTAATGTACATTAGAATCGCCGATATTCCAGAAAGCACTATGAAACCTGTTATCGAAGAATTCCAGATTGAATTAGAGCGTAAATTGTCTGAGAAGGAAGATTAA
- a CDS encoding TM2 domain-containing protein, with protein sequence METTKPESWNTPSQPRQENKKVLAGIMGIIFGYLGIHKFILGYTQEGIIQIVITIVTCGVGSIIGFIEGIIYLTKSDEDFYQTYQVGKKGWF encoded by the coding sequence ATGGAAACTACAAAACCAGAAAGCTGGAATACACCATCTCAACCTAGACAAGAGAATAAAAAAGTATTAGCAGGAATTATGGGAATTATTTTTGGATACTTAGGTATTCATAAATTTATCTTAGGATACACTCAAGAAGGAATCATCCAAATTGTAATTACAATCGTAACTTGCGGAGTTGGTAGTATAATTGGATTTATTGAAGGAATTATCTACTTAACAAAATCAGATGAAGATTTTTACCAAACGTACCAAGTTGGTAAAAAAGGCTGGTTTTAA
- a CDS encoding 2-hydroxyacid dehydrogenase encodes MSIKILHIDSNNPILWNQLEEAGFENHADFKSSKEEIEAKIQEYNGIVIRSRFKIDKTFLDAATKLQFIARVGAGLESIDCEYASSKGIHLIAAPEGNRNAVAEHSLGVILSLFNNLNQADAEVKAGHWNRESNRGHELDLKTVGIIGYGNMGKAFAKKLRGFETEVLCYDILDNVGDENARQVSLAELREKTDVLSLHLPWTPETDKMVNKDFINAFKKPFWIINTSRGKNIVTADLVEAMKEKKVLGAGLDVLEYEKLSFETLFQEKNTPEALQYLMMSKNVLLTPHIAGWTFESHERLAQVIVNKIKAVYNKK; translated from the coding sequence ATGAGTATAAAAATTCTTCATATCGATAGTAATAATCCAATTCTTTGGAATCAATTGGAAGAAGCGGGTTTTGAAAACCATGCTGATTTTAAATCTTCAAAAGAAGAAATCGAGGCAAAAATTCAAGAGTATAACGGAATTGTAATTCGTAGCCGATTCAAGATTGATAAGACTTTTTTAGATGCTGCAACAAAGTTGCAATTTATTGCGAGAGTTGGCGCAGGCCTTGAAAGTATTGATTGTGAGTATGCTTCTTCAAAAGGAATTCATCTTATTGCCGCGCCAGAAGGTAACCGCAATGCTGTTGCAGAACATTCTTTGGGCGTAATTTTGTCTTTGTTCAATAACCTAAACCAAGCTGACGCCGAAGTAAAAGCTGGACACTGGAATCGGGAAAGCAATCGCGGTCATGAACTCGATTTAAAAACGGTCGGAATTATTGGTTACGGAAATATGGGGAAAGCTTTTGCTAAAAAACTGAGAGGTTTTGAAACAGAAGTTTTATGTTATGATATTTTGGATAATGTTGGAGACGAAAATGCCAGACAAGTTTCATTGGCAGAATTACGTGAAAAAACAGACGTTTTAAGTCTTCACCTTCCTTGGACACCAGAAACAGATAAAATGGTCAATAAAGACTTTATAAATGCGTTTAAAAAGCCGTTTTGGATTATAAATACTTCTCGAGGTAAAAACATAGTAACGGCCGATTTGGTTGAAGCAATGAAAGAGAAAAAAGTTTTAGGTGCTGGTTTGGATGTTTTGGAATACGAAAAGCTTTCGTTTGAAACATTATTCCAAGAAAAAAATACACCAGAAGCACTTCAATATCTTATGATGTCAAAAAATGTATTACTGACACCTCATATTGCAGGTTGGACTTTTGAAAGTCACGAACGTTTGGCTCAGGTAATTGTTAATAAAATTAAAGCAGTTTACAACAAAAAATAG
- a CDS encoding TM2 domain-containing protein produces the protein MENGKQENKKVVAGILGIVLGCFGAHKFYLGYQKEGIIQLIVSVVTCGLGGMVGFVEGIIYLTKSDEEFYQTYQVGKKSWF, from the coding sequence ATGGAAAATGGAAAGCAAGAAAATAAAAAAGTAGTCGCAGGAATATTAGGTATTGTTTTAGGATGCTTTGGCGCTCATAAATTTTATTTAGGATACCAAAAAGAAGGAATTATTCAGTTGATTGTTTCTGTGGTGACTTGTGGATTAGGAGGAATGGTTGGGTTTGTAGAAGGAATTATTTACTTGACAAAATCAGATGAAGAATTTTATCAAACTTACCAAGTTGGCAAGAAAAGCTGGTTTTAA